From the genome of Candidatus Dadabacteria bacterium:
TTCGAGAGCCTACTAGGCTCAGAGGACGGCAGAAAAATGTTTGAATCCGTGATATCGTGGATAGGGTCCCGGAATGCCGACGGAAAAGCCATTTGAGTAAAACACAGACTGTGTTAGTCTTAACGGGAAATCGCGCGGACGAGAGTTTAAAATGGACAACACGCAGAGCAAGGAAAAAATAGACATAACTGACTACATCTGTCCGATGACGTTTGTTAAAACCAAGCTCAAGCTTGAGCAGATGAAGCGCGGGGAAGTCCTTGAAGTAAGGCTCTGCGAAGGGGAACCTCTCTCCAATCTCCCGAGAAGCGTGGAACAGGAAGGTCACAAGGTCCTGTCCGTAGAGAAGGAAGAAGGCCGCTACCACAAGGTAATCATCGAGCGCTGCTAATGTATAGACCCGAATCCGGAACCCCCGCCGCCGGAGGTTCAAGAGTCGAATCGGTGGTCGACCTTATAGGCAACACCCCCCTTTTGGAACTTTCCGAGACGGCAAAAGAATGCTCTCCCGGAGTCAGTATTTACGCAAAGGCCGAGTGGTTTAACCCGGGAGGTTCAATAAAAGACCGCCCCGCCCGCAGAATGATCCTGGAAGCCATCCGCTCCGGCGAACTCACAAAAGACAAGGTCATTATGGACTCCTCTTCCGGGAATACAGCGATCGCGTACGCGATGCTTGGGGCCTCACTGGGGTACGAGGTTGAAATCGTAACGCCTGAGAACGTAAACACCGAGAGAAAAAAAGCAATCGAGGCCTACGGAGCGAAAACAACCTTCTCAAACCCCCTTGAAGGTTCCGACGGAGCGATAAGAATTGCTCACAAGCTAAAGGCGGATAATCCTGAGAAATATTTCATGCCTGACCAGTACAACAACATTAACAATCTCCTGGCTCACTACGAGACGACTGCGCCCGAGATCTGGAAGCAGACAAAGGGTGCCGTGACCCATTTTCTTGCGGGACTCGGCACATCGGGAACCTTCATGGGAACCGGGAGAAGACTTAAAGAGCACAATCCCGATATAAAGACAATCGCAATTCAGCCTGAAGAAAGCCTTCACGGACTTGAGGGCATGAAACATATGCCCACTTCGATAGTTCCAGGCATATACGATGAGGAGGAGGCCGACGAAGTTGTCTTCATCTCGACCGAGAAAGCGTATGAAATGATGGAGCGGCTGATGGATACCGAGGGGATATTCGTGGGCCACTCGGGAGGAGCCGCGGTCTGCGTAACGCTTGAGTACGCGAAAAAACTGAAAGAAGGAGTGCTCGTGACGATTCTTCCCGACTCGGGCAGAAGGTACCTGAGCGAAGGACTCTGGTGGTAAAGATATACAGATCGGCCTATCTGGGCATGACACGGGATGCAGAATCCGGTTACCCTTACGAGGTATGCGGAGTGATGATCGGGAAAGAAGATACCGTCACTCACTTCCGCAAATGCGCCAATCTGGTCGCTGACGACAAATCCGAAACAGCGTTTAAGGAAACAGCAGACATTGACAGCAAGCGGTTAAGAGACCGTTACGAGCTTGATCCGCGTTCCTACATAGAGGCAGATTCGTGGGCGAGGGAGAACGGTCTTGAGATTCTCGGCATATACCACTCGCATCCAGACCACCCTTCGGTACCTTCGGAGACGGACAGGCAGGTGGCATCGCCCGGATGGGCGTATATAATTTTCTCGGTAAACCGCGGGAAACTCGCCGACGCGAGAATATGGTACATTGACGAGCAAGATTTCCAGTTTGAAGAAAGAAAGTTCGAAGTGCTTAAAAACCCCGACTGATGTAATGAAAAAGACAACCGAGACCCGGAGAAGGCTGCATATGCCGGGAGAGACGCAACTATGAATATGCAGGTTCTGTTTGAAAGTACGCTGGCTATCCTTCCCGAGTGCGTACTCATACTCGCCGCCCTGC
Proteins encoded in this window:
- a CDS encoding sulfurtransferase TusA family protein, which translates into the protein MDNTQSKEKIDITDYICPMTFVKTKLKLEQMKRGEVLEVRLCEGEPLSNLPRSVEQEGHKVLSVEKEEGRYHKVIIERC
- a CDS encoding M67 family metallopeptidase — translated: MVKIYRSAYLGMTRDAESGYPYEVCGVMIGKEDTVTHFRKCANLVADDKSETAFKETADIDSKRLRDRYELDPRSYIEADSWARENGLEILGIYHSHPDHPSVPSETDRQVASPGWAYIIFSVNRGKLADARIWYIDEQDFQFEERKFEVLKNPD
- a CDS encoding cysteine synthase family protein → MYRPESGTPAAGGSRVESVVDLIGNTPLLELSETAKECSPGVSIYAKAEWFNPGGSIKDRPARRMILEAIRSGELTKDKVIMDSSSGNTAIAYAMLGASLGYEVEIVTPENVNTERKKAIEAYGAKTTFSNPLEGSDGAIRIAHKLKADNPEKYFMPDQYNNINNLLAHYETTAPEIWKQTKGAVTHFLAGLGTSGTFMGTGRRLKEHNPDIKTIAIQPEESLHGLEGMKHMPTSIVPGIYDEEEADEVVFISTEKAYEMMERLMDTEGIFVGHSGGAAVCVTLEYAKKLKEGVLVTILPDSGRRYLSEGLWW